A genomic window from Salvelinus sp. IW2-2015 linkage group LG13, ASM291031v2, whole genome shotgun sequence includes:
- the LOC111971638 gene encoding large neutral amino acids transporter small subunit 3, translating into MAPSLAQAYRRRWWMAVTAVIENLLFSAVLLGWGSLLIMLKNEGFYSHLCINNETVFSNISSWDSGIWHSCVDQEEMLNLGFTIGSFLLSAATLPLGILMDKYGPRPLRLLGSACFAFSCAMIAGAAYNPEVLSALIFIAVSFNGFGGICLTFTSLTLPNMFGNVRSTILSLMIGSYASSAVTFPGVKLIYDLGVSFRVIMWVWSGLAGLVFLNCFLNWPVESFPAPEDISYTKEVKLSGMVMDDKVTGDRFYSHVTKVGEKMAPKQQEPDPSSEQLPTGEQTQGGPPFRSSVCSPIFLWSLITMAMTQLRIIFFMGAMNRMLEFLVTHGDPHPSKDLLMEAEQQVGFYSSVFGSLQLLCLLTCPLIGYIMDWRMKECDVDQSQLEPPKRDRKIQKLTNAIRAFIITNVLLVIFGVIQMLDNLPVQIISFIVHTMVRGFVHSCAGGLYAAVYPSNHFGTLTGMQSMISALFALLQQPLFIIMVGHLGGDPYWINLSLLIASLAGFLLPGYLIYHRMNLMREEVEKRDREAANQSERERETLRQSENGHTKNHANGHLSN; encoded by the exons ATGGCTCCTTCTCTGGCCCAGGCCTATCGTAGGCGGTGGTGGATGGCGGTGACTGCGGTCATAGAGAACCTGCTGTTCTCTGCTGTGCTGCTGGGCTGGGGATCACTACTCATCATGCTCAAGAATGAGGGCTTCTACTCACACCTCTGCATAA ACAATGAGACAGTGTTCAGTAACATCAGTTCGTGGGACAGTGGTATCTGGCATAGCTGCGTGGACCAGGAAGAGATGTTGAATCTGGGCTTTACCATTGGCTCCTTCCTGCTGAGTGCAGCCACTCTGCCGCTAGGTATCCTGATGGACAAGTACGGGCCCCGCCCACTCCGCCTCCTCGGCAG tgcGTGTTTTGCTTTCTCTTGTGCCATGATAGCTGGAGCTGCCTACAACCCTGAAG tACTCTCGGCCCTCATTTTCATCGCGGTCTCCTTCAACGGCTTTGGAGGAATCTGCCTGACCTTCACCTCCCTCACG ttACCCAACATGTTTGGGAACGTGCGCTCCACTATCCTGTCTCTAATGATCGGCTCCTACGCCTCTTCAGCCGTCACGTTCCCTGGAGTAAAG TTGATCTATGATCTAGGTGTGTCCTTCAGGGTGATTATGTGGGTGTGGTCAGGGCTAGCCGGTCTCGTCTTCCTCAACTGCTTCCTTAATTGGCCGGTGGAGTCTTTCCCCGCACCTGAGGACATCAGCTACAC CAAGGAGGTGAAGCTGAGTGGCATGGTGATGGATGACAAGGTGACGGGGGACAGATTCTACAGTCATGTGACCAAGGTGGGAGAGAAGATGGCTCCGAAGCAGCAGGAGCCAGATCCCTCGTCAGAGCAGCTCCCAACAGGAGAACAGACACAGG GTGGCCCTCCGTTCCGTAGTTCAGTCTGCTCGCCCATCTTCCTGTGGAGTCTCATCACCATGGCGATGACCCAGCTGCGCATCATCTTCTTTATGGGCGCCATGAACAGGATGCTGGAGTTCCTGGTTACCCACGGAGACCCACACC CCTCTAAGGATCTATTGATGGAGGCAGAGCAACAAG tggGTTTCTACTCGTCAGTGTTTGGCTCTCTGCAGCTGCTCTGCCTCCTCACCTGTCCTCTGATTGGCTACATCATGGACTGGAGGATGAAGGAGTGCGACGTAgaccagag CCAACTTGAACCCCcgaagagagacaggaagatcCAGAAACTGACCAATGCCATCCGCGCTTTCATCATCACCAACGTTCTACTGGTCATCTTCGGAGTCATCCAGATGCTAGACAACCTGCCTGTACAG aTAATTTCCTTCATCGTCCACACCATGGTCAGAGGTTTCGTCCACTCCTGTGCTGGAGGACTCTATGCTGCTGT ATATCCGTCCAATCACTTTGGGACATTGACGGGGATGCAGTCTATGATCAGCGCGCTGTTCGCTCTCCTCCAGCAGCCTCTCTTCATCATCATGGTGGGACACCTGGGAGGAGACCCCTACtgg ATCAACCTGAGCCTGCTCATTGCCTCATTGGCTGGATTCCTGTTGCCTGGATACCTGATCTATCACCGCATGAACCTGATgcgagaggaggtggagaagcgTGACAGGGAGGCCGCTAACcaatcagaaagagagagagaaaccttaCGGCAATCAGAAAATGGCCATACCAAAAACCATGCTAATGGACATCTCAGCAATTAA